In Miscanthus floridulus cultivar M001 chromosome 19, ASM1932011v1, whole genome shotgun sequence, the DNA window GTTATCACGTGCCTCAATAAGTGGGAAAAAACGTGATAAAGCCCATGTTTCCTCACCATCATGTTTGTCTGTTCTGGCAGCATTTTTCTTCTGCAACAAAAAAAATGTTAATAGACAGGAAGGTTGTATAAAGTATGTTTTCCAAACAAAGTCATGACTTCACCTTTGTACAGAAAAAAACATAAGCTTACCTTTTGGGCATCAAATTTGAGAGAGAAAGTACCAGTCCTTGATGACTTTTTTGTATTTGAACCATCCAAGTATCTTAAACAGTTTATTACATCCATATCATCATGTGGAAGCTTCGCTAGCTGCGTATCAATAAGTTGGCGCTGTATCATTTAGCTATGACATAGCATAACATGAAAATTTTCAACAGAAAATTAGATATAATACTTCTATAAATTTTCAATAAAGATCTAAATGATAGAATAAGCTTCGCTCATGTGCACCTTCGATTATTGCAAAGTCAAGTTAATAGTCTCTATAAGGGCCCTAGTATGGTCCAACATAGGTTTACGTCAATCTAGATTGTGGAGGTTAATCTAGAAGACAGATTTACTAATCTAGGAGAGGCGTAGGGGAGTTTTGTAAGAGCCATCAACTAGAAAAATATAAGCCACCTTCTAGATATTTAGTCTCTGACTCCACTTTATATGCCCATGCTCATAATTAGTGTAAGAAGAGTTTTACTTCCTCTGTGGTTGTATATTTTTGTATCTCGAACTAGGCCTGCATTATTTGATGCCATCATTGTACTGCATATAAGCAATGAAAAATTTGATGTGAAATACCTGCATCAACTTTTCCCCTTTGTCACCTTCAAACTTCTCTGGATATACGATTGCATATATAATCAGCAACCTCATTTTGTTTTCTGGACTCATATCCTTAATAATGGAACAAGCATGTCAAGCAAAAAACAAAATGACAGCAACTTAGCAGCAAGCCTGtttttttgtttctctttctgTACAAACCTGCTTTGACCTGAGGATACTGATCACTTCCTTTGCTCCCGCATCTCCAAAAACCAAATCCTGCTCCAGTTGCCCAATGTCACGGAGCCCGTACTCCCTGATAGACCTGTTAATTTTTCCAGCAATCTGAACAAGAGATTGATTGAAAGTTTTAGAACTTATCATTTAAAATTAGAGTTGAGGCAAAGGGATTGTTCAAAGGTAAGACACAGAACCATATGCTGCAAAAACTAAATATAAAATATATTAATGTGAAACAAGTGTCTTAAACAACAATTGCTTGCTTTGAACCATATGCTAGGCTTAGCTAGGTGAGTAAAGCATTAAAAATGTAAAACGAATGATAATGGCATTTCTTTTATCATTTATATAAATAATGTATTTACCTACTGAGGCCACAATCTGGTTACATGGATGGAATCTATTGCATGAGATGTGGACCATCTTTTAGTGTCCCTTAATAAATTATCTACCAGAACATAATATATTTTACTGATAATATAATATTTTCCTTTTGCGTCTATATGAAAGTTCTTGTAAACTTATAAATATAGGAAATATTAccttatgatttttttttttgaaaacgcaggagagctgtgttTCCTTGTATTATAGAGatgaaaagggggggggggggggggggggggttccaaCAGGATCCTCACTCATATGGGGACCAGATATGAGTGAGGCAATTACACAGCCTCATGGTTCAAACACATAGTGGACCTTATGACTTGTGAATACAAAAATTAAACATGACAACATAAAACATGTAGACAGATATTATTAAAACGATCATCTACCTCTATATGTAGTGTCAATTTTTCAACTTGCTCACTGTATTGCGGTAATGCCTGAACAATTTTCTGCAGATCCCTTGTTGAGACTTCACCACCATCTCTAGTTGAAAATGGAAACATCACAATCTTTATTATGAAATATAATACATCATGTGATCTAACATCACTACCAAATACCGCGCCACTAGCAACTGATAGACCTATATTAAATTACAAACTAAGACTATTTTAGTACCACTTGTCTTAGAAAAGTGTAATTCAGGTCCAAACAAAATAAGTTATCCAAGTGATGAATATACAATCATATGTGAACTTTTCATAATTGTGTCACAGATAAATATCTAGCACAAGGGGTATCTGGGTATGCAAAAGGTGAAGTACAACATGAATGCCATCAGCAGCCTAGAACTGTGAAAAGTACCAGTAATTCATAGTTGAAAAGCATATTCTTGATTACGGTACTGCAATACACCATGGATTAAAAATATATTTGCAATTACATTCAAAAGTGAGAAAGGTTATGCACCTTGAAAGTTGTGCTGCTTTATTCTTGGCAACAAAATTATTCATCTTTTCATACAACCTCTCACTAGCCTGTCATTTTAATTAGTGTTAGGAATAATAGACCAGAATAAAGTTAAGAAATCAGAATACACAAATATAATACATTGAACTTACATCAGCTATGTGAGCATGGCGAAGTTCAAGCCAAAGAGGATCATGATCCTCTAATAAAGATTCCTTCTTTTCGGGTTCCGAATCCATCTTTGACACCTTGCAATATAAAATAACACTAACATATAAGAAAACTAAAGAGAATTTGTATCTCACTAATAATATGATATGGCAATTACCTCATATATGTATTTGTTGCCATCCATTTCGAGTAGATCATGGCACATTGCATCATAGGTCCATTCATGAATAACAGGTGCTATCTTAACAGTCATATGAAATTGTTGTAAGCTGTAATGAATAAATTGAAGTTCTTTGCTGTATTTTTAAGTGAACAAATGATTAAAGTGTTTTAGCATTCAGTGTATGCTTTAGCACCTGATCTATGGGCCTGTCGACAATTAGCAGTTCACATGTCTCCTTCTGGGGAAATTCAGGAATAGTTGATTTATATTTTGACACGATATCCCAAACAGCAGTAGCAAGCCACTTTGGAACCATATCAAATTTAGTTGTTGTAGAAGCATCTCCTTTTGGCGCCCGATACCGTACACATGGAAATTCCTGCAAAGTAGTCAAATCAACTTTCATGTTCAATGAGAAAAAGAGAGTAATAAGACTATACTTTATTCATAGATAAGGCAATAGAGGCTAAACACCAACCTAGTTCTATCGCTAACTAAGACAGGAGATATTCATAGCTGCTCAGCATCTATAGTTAGCATTGTAGCTTATACTCTCAAAATGGTTGCCAAAACCATGTATTCCTACTTCATAGTTGCTCTTAATATATTTATATCAAGGTTCTAACCTCCATCTAGGGTTACAAAACACCCAAACACCCCTAAATTCTTTTAGGGGTGTTTGGGTGTGTTGtaactctcttcttcttttaatgcaatgatacgcagctcCCCTACGTGTTCAAGAAAAGAAAAGTTCATCTAGGGTATGCTGATGTAATATTAATTCAAAACACATTCTTTTGTGTATGCATAAATTACAAGTGAGGGGTTTTTATTTTGAAACGGCTAAGTGAGGGTTTTTGGGTTCGCGCTTCTGGAGTGTAATGATCCAATCCAACACGAGGTGATGGCCCAGGTAAATTGTAATGCAGATCAAGCAAAAAAACGTGCAGGTGCTTATCAAGATCTAGGAAATGAGCACATATCAAAATGGCAGCATCCCACTGGCTAACATGTTCATCAGTACAGAATCAAACAAGTAGGAATGCTATGAACAGTATACTCAGAATTTAGTGCCTTTTTTCTGATTTTTACACTGGTTTCCCTTTATGGAAGAGCTATAATACCTTAGCGTGCCAAAACACATGGAAGTTTCTACTACTAATTAACTGTGGGCATGAATAGAGCATAGCAAATGAAGTTCGGCAACATACCTTCAATGATGCAAATGTAGTCGCAATGCGAGTAGCCATCGTGCTTATAGTATCGTTGAACTTTTTAGAATTTTGTTCACTCGGGCCGTACAAATCATTCAGGGCCGTATCATGGTCAGTTACAAAGCCCTACATATATGGCATATAAAGTAAAGTACAATAATCATTGTATTATAGACAAAGAGCACGACACAGTAACATGCAAATACAAGTGCACCCAACATGTTTAGTTACATTCATTTCCATGATTTTACTTTCAAGGACATTATGAATATGTACACCATCCTCATAAAGTTTTGAACCATTTAATTTTCATTCACAGTGCAAACACAGAAGCTCCAAAGTGTCTAACAAATCTAACGATGACATTGTTTCATGTCAGCATCCACTTGCTCTGTATAAAGTATAAACTATACAATGGTCACACCCTATGTACACTATTTTTGTTGAACATTGATACTTGATACTAACCCAAAATAAAGAAATAATAAAATCAGTTTATGGTACTTTTCTGAGGCAGCAACCAACAAAAGCAGAGACAAAATTCATAGATCTGTCTGAAATGGAATAGATCAGAGGTTGAATACCTGCATGTCAATAGCGAAGAATTCCAAATTCATCTGCAATTAATGAAATAACAGCATTAGAAGGAACTTCTGCCAAAGCTCAAAATAGTGAAAGATACATTGTGAAGTAACTTGCCTCTCTTAGTGCACCGATGCGTGGTATTACACTACTGTCATTCTTTATGTAAGTTACCAATTCTTTAGGAATCGGTGAGCTGAAGAAGATATATGCCCTAGCGTTCGGAGTGAAATCATCAATGTGTTAATAAATTTATTACATCTGAAGCTTTTGAAAATGATACTTTAGCTGCAAATTGAAATGACAATACAAACATACTTCCTGTAAAGTGGACATCTCCCAGACATGTCAGACAGAAGCATTATGACACTGCAGATTGCAAAATGTATGCATCACAGTATCAGAGAAGAGGCCTCAATATGATATGGCGTATAAATTGACTACATGGAAAATTAGATAGCACCACAGAGGGTGGCTTTTGACCACATAGGTACTTTATCATTGGAGAACCAGCAAAAGCTGATGTCATGTGAACCCCACTGTTGATTCATATTGAGATGTTTAAAAGGCAAAAATCCAATATGACTAATGGAAAATATTAAACTCAAGAAGACAAAAGAAAAGGCCAAAGCTGTCAAAAATTACTTTTCTTTCAGTGGCTGAAGAAAGTAGATTGCATCCATTGAAGGCATTGGCTCCCTTCTCTTGAACAGATCTTCTACAACTGCAGGATATGAGAATAAGCTTACTTAACTGTCTTACTTCACAAACATAAGTCGAAAATAAGGTGTTATTGGCTGAAAAGAGTGAGATGCATCCCAAGTAAAAACAATAGGAAGAACATATAGTCACCACCACATGTTTTCATGATAAATGACAATTCATCAAGGTCCAGGCAACTTACGTGAAATCCCTGCATCTGTAATTTCTGCCATCTTGCAAGCATAAGCCATGATCTTCACCGTAAATTTGTCCATTATAAGAACCTGCAAATATGACAAATGAAAATCACATAACTGTTTCACTTCCCGACTCCTGATGACCAATGAAGCTTATTTAAATTAAAAGGGCTTAAACTGCTGAAGGGCCCTAGAATACCAATACCATGAGACAAGGTTACACATTGTGAGAAAGGATCATACATAATTCATAAACATTGCACAAAAAAAAATCCCAATATCCATGTTAAATGAAGATGGCACAAGTTCTCTTTTCAACCAATTCGTACGTCCTAATATACAATACAGTCTCTCAAAGTATGAATCTGCAGCGTTTTATTAAAAAGAAAAGATAGTAGGAAACGTAGCAGGAAAGAGAACATATGAAGCAGTAACAACAGAGTTTGCATAAATCAAGCTGTTTGTGTacgaacaacaacaacaaattaCCTTCCATGAGCTTTTGGTCTCCTTATCCTTGTCAGGCTTGAGCAAGTCCTTCAGTATCCCTGAGAAACAACAGAGAAACTGAGCCGTCGAATCGTCAATTCGTCATGAAGAATAGAAGATGTGAGGAAGACTCGAGATCAGGAGCGCGCGCGTGGACGTACGGTCGCGGCAGATGTTGCGGAAGACCTTGGGGTCATCCGCCGGGGCGCCGAAGTCCACCGACATCTCGACACCGCCGCCGACGAACCGCAGCGACCGATCGACGATCTCCGCACCTCCACAGCCACCACCaacgccagcagcagcagcagcacaagcaccagcacctcctcctcctcttcctccgccTCTTATCGCTCTCTCACTAGTCTATATCCTGATTTAGCCGGGGCCGGAAATGGCGATCGACGAGCGTCCGCAGtgggtgcgtgcgtgcgtgcgcgcATGCCCGCGCGGTGGGGAGGGGTGGAGGGAGGGGGCCGACCGCGATTCCCgctgggaggagagagagagagagagagaagggcgaCGATACTGGAGGACGCCATGGGCAGGCGCTCGCGTCTGTCTCGCTCGCCGACGGGAGTGGGAGGGACTGGAGTTGGCGAGTTGCAGCTTTGTTGCATGCACGTTGGATCGGCAGTTGGCGCACCTGAAACTACAAGCTTGGTGACTTCGGTGTTGTGCCAAATATGTGGCCCATGCAAATTCAGCGTGAATTTGCAAGCTTGGTGTTGTCCCAAATATGTAGGCCATGCAAATTCAGAGTGGTTTTGCATTGCATCTGCAGTTTTGTTTATAATCTGTGACTGAGCACAACCAGCAATCTGATGCAGCTGGTGATGGTGAGACGAACACACCATCGCGTAATAACCAAATCTTAAAAACTCTGTTTATGTGCCTCTGCCAGCAGCAAGCATGCAAAACTATACAGAAGTAGAAGTGTagaaccatgtaaataatttCCAACTCAGCATGTCACTATACATTATCTCATAGGGCAGGTCACTATGACTTGCATCTGGAAAGAACGTGTAAGGTCGAGCATTCGGGCTAACACATTTTTTACAGAAAATTCAACCACACTAGTTTTAAGGCCGCAAACAACTCCAGACTCGCCGAAAGCCCGAGCACTCATTATTTAACACTAATAACAATCTAACACTATGAACATGGTACTTGAGACCTCATCCCGAGCTGAAACGTCTCCAATCGTGTAGGACTGTAGGTGATTTACACATTGCTACTTGAGGCTTGCATCATGCCGTCGCGGATCTGCTCGCTGATGTCCTTCACGTGGCCCGGTCCGTGAGGTATGAAGATCGTGGtgttcttggaaccatccccgaGCTCCTTGATGGTGTCAAAGTACTGCGTGACCATGATCAGGTCCATGACTTCCTTCGCGCTGGTGCCCGACACCGAGTGTGAGAAGTTCAGGATGTTCTCTCTGAGTCCGTCAGTTATCGCCTGCCGCTGTTTGGCGATGCCAACACCGGAAAGGTATTTCGCCTCGGCTTCTGCCTCTGCTTTCTTCACCATAAgaatcttctctgcttctcctttgtAAACACTTGCAAGCTGGAGCCTTTGGGCTGTGTGATAGGAGTTGACCACTTAAGTGAGCACAGATGCAAATGACAGAAAATGCTACTTAATGGATATAAAAAATAAGGAAGCATGTCTACAGAAGATAGCATAAAACCACCAGAAAGTTTGATCTTAATAAGAACACTCCAGAGTTCAGTAAACATTTCACAAGCTGCATAACCTGGAGGCAATTCTCACATGTACAGAAATGGCATAATACCTGCATTTATATCATTCATTGCTTTGCGAACAGCAGCGTCAGGGATGATATCAACCATGAGAATGTGCTCAATGCTGTAACCATAATCTGCCATCACCTGTATAACAGCAAGAGTTTATTGAATTTGCCAGGAAAGACATAGAACAGCCATATGTAGTAGGGCATACAAGAAAAGGTAGAACATTGGATCACTCTGACATGACCTCAGACTACTAAACATTGCCAAAAAATACAGAGGAAACAATGTGCTGAGGACAGAACTAAACAATAGCAATCGAATCGAACATAGGCTAAATATCAACCAGACAAGATTCTGATTTCATCGAAAACAAATATGGTGTCAAAACAGATAAGCATGTTGTTTGTCTATGAACTGTTTACTTGTCACACAACCAAGTTCATCAAATAGTTACAAAACTGTCCTTTTAATACACATGCTAAAACCAATACTTACTGGAAATAAAGAGGTCCACAGGCAACAAAACAGTATGTTTAGGATGTACTGAACCAAAGCTAAACTGTAGGGATACACATAGGGCAAAccagaaaaacaaaaaaaggggCTGCAGTAATCACTAAACAGATTGCTAATCAAAAGCAGACTATAGGCAGAATGGTTAACTCCTTGAAATTATCACCATTAGAATTGCAAGATGTGTCACCGGAGTTGCAAGCAGAATCAATGATTTCGAGCCAATCCCCTACTAGTATTCAAAACAGGCCTCTAAATTTACCTTTTCAAGCTCCTCCAGTACAGCTTTCGCCACATCATTCTTCTGCTCAAAGAGATCATCCAGATTCATTCTTGGCACTATGGCTCGAACAACTTTTTTTCATAAAAATACAAGTGTCAGATTATAATTAAGAGAAACAGTACAAAACAAGAAAGTTCGGTGCTAATAATTCACCATCAAAGACGTAGGCCTGAATTTGCTGTTGGGGATTCTGCAACTCATAGAATGCATCATCTGCATTTTCCTTGACAACGCGGTATTGAATTGTGCAGATCAGCTGGACAAAGACATTATCCTGCAAAGGAAAAGGATGCCACCAATTGTTTCAACTAGAAAACAAGCAAGAAGTACCATAGGCAAAGGATATTTCACGTCATCGCAAAGGAACTAGAGATAGATTCAGACCACCACATGGTGGGCAAGATGTTCATAGTGTTGTAAAggctgtcggggaccaatataaGGGTACCCGaaaaggaggagctaatgaccaccAATATTGActtatccgagcagtcaagagcgcgactacagctccaaccgaccccccggCGCAAAAGCTCCGCTTCGCCCGGCCTCTGGGAGAGGgcaccgcctcgcccgacccttgggtctgcgctccaccgggctccgtctcgcccgaccctcgggtttgcgctccgcctcgcccgaccccaaggccgcgggctccgcctcgcccgaccccgaggccgcgggctccgtctcgcccgaccctcgggtctgcgctccgcctcgcccgaccccgaggccgcgggctccgcctcgcccgacctttgggggaggactccgcctcgcctgaccccgaggccgcgggctccgcctcgcccgacggagacccatactgccgccaatcactccaggtccaagcgtatgggcctgagtcaaagctctgacaccaggaaagagaccggcacgccccgatataacccgtggccTTGACGGGCCATAccggaggattcacatcaagaacagcgtcgggcgtaccggtgctgttctgcctaacccccgtacgaacactgacgggcgcgtcagttcaccacgacattcACCAGGACGGAGTCGAGTGCCATGACCGGcatatgacgcctgcgcatggcgctagtgacggataGGACCGCGACACGAGGCCGTCCCCGTTGACATCTACatggtcggcgggacccgcatgaaggagaagaaggacccgacgatcctgaaagccttcggctctctctctctctcgttcttctttttctttcactgtaacccatgctttcccttgacctataaaagggaaagcaggacgtCCCATAAGGGGCATCGAAACACATTGGATCGATTCAAGCCAGATCCGAACAGACCCATCAAACCccgaacacacggctgagcagcaaccgagctccctCAGCACCCGTTTACTCCTtttaccagagacttgggacttgtctCTCTCTCGCCCgctttgtaacccctactacgaactttcggtgctagtaacacgagcagcagcaacgaactggacgtagggacattccgcccgaaccagtataaacctcatgtcctcttagcacaccatccgagccagacgcgcaatattagaaatttacttgtcggtggcgACTCGAATCACCGACAAAGGCCATACTTGCAAAtcgagcaaaaaaaaaaatggctACTCAACAGCTGACCAATTTATACTACATAGAACAGGTAAAGTTCGCCTGTTGGATAATGCCATCAACAATGCTCTTCCAGTATCCCACGGTCGCGCACCAATCTACATGGAAAAGAGGATACCGCTACTACTCCACTGACCATGAAGTAACTCCAATCCCCTTAAAGAAGTAAGGGAGACACAAGTGGCGACGGTGTCCTGGACCAAACACAGATCCCCAATCCCAGCATGATGCAATCCCTCGCGATCGCAGCAATCAAGTCACCAATCTAGCACAGGGAGCGCTGACAAATCCGTCACCGAGCGAGATTTCCAAGAACGGGATACGGGCAATCCGGCTAGAAAGTGTGGAAACCAATCGCAGTCTACGCGCGATCGAGAAGGTAAGCCTACTAGAGCAGGAGGGGATGAGGGGAAGGCCGAAGGCAGCGAGACGGACCTTGGTCTTGGTCTCGACGCGGACGTCGAGGGACTGGACGCGGGTGGTGAGGGCGCCCGCGACGCACTCGCCGGCGAAGGGGTTGAAGAAGTGGAGGCCCGGGTTGGCGAGGCGGAGGAAGCGGCCCcacttctccaccaccgccacgctGGCCTGGTCCACGCACCcgcagaagaggaagaaggcgttCACCATCTCGCTCGGCCCTTGAGCGGCGTGAGAGCGGGGGATCCCTCCTCGATCTCGTGCcggtggctgcggcggcggcaacgcTCCTGTGCCTGCCCGCGCAGCGTGTCCCCGGGCACGCTGGGCTGGTATTAAAGCGGCTGACAGCTGAAGCTGATTCGTTAGAGGGAAAAATAATATAGATTCTAGCCGATAAGCTGGCTGATAAGTTGAAACCTAGGCCGCGGGTTTGGTTCACGATGCAACGTGAccttagcctgttcgtttggctatggcttgtcgtaaacgattgtaaattttcagttagaataatatttttttctcatataaaccagccagcagtacttcttcacaaaccagcaacaatacgaaTCAACTAACCGAACAGTTACttgtgtgtgggtgggtggaCGCGTGGAAGGAGCAAATAAGCTGCGTAAACAGGCAGACAAACTGTATCAGCAAAGCAGCTCAAGGCGACAGACTGGCAACTTGTTTCAATCTAGCCAATCTTAACCCGCACCGTCATCAATATAAGCTAATATGTAAGATGGCTGGCATTTATTCGCTACTGGCAAGGAAATATCCATACAAAATCCAAGAACTTATTTAGATTTAAGCATTGGTTAGACAGACTGCATTCACACTCACTTGAAAACCAACTCAGGGATACAGACTGCAGAAACACTCACTTTTAAAGCGGTGCTATACTCGAAGGATTATGACCCAACTGCATCTGCAAAGACCGTTTTGCGCCAGCCTAGTGAATAAGTGATTCCAAAACCTAAAATTGAAGAGATGCAGTTAATGAATGATTAACCATGTTTTTTTTCCAACGAAATCTGCATTCTGAATTAACGATGTATAGATAAAAGGGGTTAAATTGAGGGATGAGGAAAACTTGTTTCAATCTAGCCAATCTTAACCGGCAGCATCATCAATATAAGCTAATATGTAAGATGGCTGGCGTTTATTCTCTACTGGTAAGGAAATAGCCATATGAAATTCAACTTATTTAGATTTAAGCATTGGCTAGTGGCACCTGTAAAATTATCGGTGGATGCACACATTTGTTGGATCAGAAAACTACCAGGGCAATATCCCATAGGTACCCTTCATCCATGGAAGGAAGGCCACCTATGATCAATTTATATAGACATGACATTAAGATGTCCTCTAAAACGAAGGAAACATTTGAATTGAAGAACCCATTCTCTCTTTATAATAGAAAGGGCAAATATGTGTACCAAACTGATTTGAGAACACGCTCAAATGCTAGATGGTTAGCACGGACCATCATGTTCATAATAGGAGTAGCTTACCTACTACACTTCGAGTTCCTTGTGGAGCATGTTTTTTTAGGTCAACAGTTAACCTGATAAGCAGCAAGTTCAATTAAACAAACCAATTTAAATATGTGAGAACATCAAAAGAATCAGCTAAGCAATTTTACCATTCGTTCATGTGAAGCAcaccaaataaaaaaaataaaagctaggACCTCATATTTGCACGCCTCCAAAAAAAATACACAATCAAATATGGTTGGGTCACAAGACCTCACGAACCTGGCACTCCGACGGCCGGTGGAATTTCGCGTGACGTGGCCGTGCACTAAGGGTGTTTGGTTGTCCGAAGGGCGTCGGCATCTTGTATTCCTCTGTACATTTGCGTCGTGTTTGGTTGTCCTGCTCGCACATTTTGCCTGCATCTTTTCATTCGTTTGCCCTCCTCCGTCCCGCACGTCTCCGTCTTCTGGATTTCTCCTTCCCTCATGGAGCAGGATGATTTGATTCACCCAGGATGCAGACCCATGCGCCAGACACCCAAAAAACTGATGCATGCATACGACCAAACACAATCCCGTCTCGTACTAGACCAACAGCAAAGACAACAAAACACGACCACTTGCACAAGCTCAACCTAGCTTCTTTGGTCCTACATAGCC includes these proteins:
- the LOC136527474 gene encoding probable protein transport Sec1b isoform X2, which codes for MSVDFGAPADDPKVFRNICRDRILKDLLKPDKDKETKSSWKVLIMDKFTVKIMAYACKMAEITDAGISLVEDLFKRREPMPSMDAIYFLQPLKENVIMLLSDMSGRCPLYRKAYIFFSSPIPKELVTYIKNDSSVIPRIGALREMNLEFFAIDMQGFVTDHDTALNDLYGPSEQNSKKFNDTISTMATRIATTFASLKEFPCVRYRAPKGDASTTTKFDMVPKWLATAVWDIVSKYKSTIPEFPQKETCELLIVDRPIDQIAPVIHEWTYDAMCHDLLEMDGNKYIYEVSKMDSEPEKKESLLEDHDPLWLELRHAHIADASERLYEKMNNFVAKNKAAQLSRDGGEVSTRDLQKIVQALPQYSEQVEKLTLHIEIAGKINRSIREYGLRDIGQLEQDLVFGDAGAKEVISILRSKQDMSPENKMRLLIIYAIVYPEKFEGDKGEKLMQLAKLPHDDMDVINCLRYLDGSNTKKSSRTGTFSLKFDAQKKKNAARTDKHDGEETWALSRFFPLIEELIEKLSKGELPLKEYPSMSEPSSAPQGATQTASSTARPAQNPQPMSMRSRRTPTWAKSRNSDDSQSSDSSVLRHASGDFKRLGNRIFVFMVGGATRSELRTVHKLTMKMKREIVLGSSSIDDPPQFISKLKSIGSATKA
- the LOC136527474 gene encoding probable protein transport Sec1b isoform X1 → MSVDFGAPADDPKVFRNICRDRILKDLLKPDKDKETKSSWKVLIMDKFTVKIMAYACKMAEITDAGISLVEDLFKRREPMPSMDAIYFLQPLKENVIMLLSDMSGRCPLYRKAYIFFSSPIPKELVTYIKNDSSVIPRIGALREMNLEFFAIDMQGFVTDHDTALNDLYGPSEQNSKKFNDTISTMATRIATTFASLKEFPCVRYRAPKGDASTTTKFDMVPKWLATAVWDIVSKYKSTIPEFPQKETCELLIVDRPIDQIAPVIHEWTYDAMCHDLLEMDGNKYIYEVSKMDSEPEKKESLLEDHDPLWLELRHAHIADASERLYEKMNNFVAKNKAAQLSRDGGEVSTRDLQKIVQALPQYSEQVEKLTLHIEIAGKINRSIREYGLRDIGQLEQDLVFGDAGAKEVISILRSKQDMSPENKMRLLIIYAIVYPEKFEGDKGEKLMQLAKLPHDDMDVINCLRYLDGSNTKKSSRTGTFSLKFDAQKKKNAARTDKHDGEETWALSRFFPLIEELIEKLSKGELPLKEYPSMSEPSSAPQGATQTASSTARPAQNPQPMSMRSRRTPTWAKSRNSDDSQSSDSSVLRHASGDFKRLGNRIFVFMVGGATRSELRTVHKLTMKMKREIVLGSSSIDDPPQFISPAMFMQRLCKCRS
- the LOC136529083 gene encoding hypersensitive-induced response protein 4-like, whose protein sequence is MVNAFFLFCGCVDQASVAVVEKWGRFLRLANPGLHFFNPFAGECVAGALTTRVQSLDVRVETKTKDNVFVQLICTIQYRVVKENADDAFYELQNPQQQIQAYVFDVVRAIVPRMNLDDLFEQKNDVAKAVLEELEKVMADYGYSIEHILMVDIIPDAAVRKAMNDINAAQRLQLASVYKGEAEKILMVKKAEAEAEAKYLSGVGIAKQRQAITDGLRENILNFSHSVSGTSAKEVMDLIMVTQYFDTIKELGDGSKNTTIFIPHGPGHVKDISEQIRDGMMQASSSNV